One window of Fibrobacter sp. UWEL genomic DNA carries:
- a CDS encoding Mrp/NBP35 family ATP-binding protein, producing MQLNEQTILKALCAVQDPDLHRNIVELDFVQNLKIEGDKVSFDLRLTTPTCPIRDQFKDQCIAIVKSLGASEVNVTFTAKEGGSATGNSAAKAPQDSHIGEVSHVVAVASGKGGVGKSTVTANLAMALSLSGARVGILDADIYGPSMGLMFGIDKAPEVFEDNTIAPVEAKGGISIVSMCMFADSDKATIWRGPMVSQMIQHFIHHVRWGKLDYLLVDFPPGTGDIQLTLTQNCPMSGAVVVTTPQEVALADCRKGIAMFDNVGVPVIGVVENMSYFICDQCEKHHYIFRQGGGESIAKKWGVPLIGKVPLEPAVADCGDAGTPAVLKYPNSESAKVFMQVADSMVRTISVFDHENADTLKSYNYEFDQLPVENV from the coding sequence ATGCAGCTGAACGAACAAACCATTTTGAAGGCGCTTTGCGCCGTGCAGGATCCTGACCTCCACAGAAACATTGTGGAACTGGACTTTGTGCAGAATCTGAAAATCGAAGGGGACAAGGTTAGTTTTGACCTGCGTCTTACTACGCCCACTTGCCCGATCCGTGACCAGTTCAAGGACCAGTGTATTGCTATCGTAAAGAGCCTGGGTGCATCCGAAGTGAACGTGACATTTACCGCCAAGGAAGGCGGCTCTGCAACGGGTAACTCTGCGGCAAAGGCTCCCCAGGATTCCCACATTGGTGAAGTTTCCCATGTGGTGGCGGTGGCCAGCGGTAAGGGTGGCGTGGGTAAGTCTACTGTGACTGCAAATTTGGCAATGGCTTTGAGCCTCTCCGGTGCCCGCGTGGGTATTCTGGATGCTGACATTTATGGACCCAGCATGGGCCTCATGTTCGGTATTGATAAGGCTCCCGAAGTGTTTGAGGATAACACCATCGCTCCTGTGGAAGCCAAGGGCGGCATCAGCATTGTGTCCATGTGCATGTTTGCTGACTCCGATAAGGCTACCATCTGGCGCGGCCCTATGGTAAGCCAGATGATCCAGCATTTCATCCACCATGTGCGTTGGGGCAAGCTGGACTACCTGCTGGTGGACTTCCCTCCAGGAACAGGTGACATCCAGCTGACGCTCACCCAGAACTGCCCCATGTCCGGAGCAGTCGTGGTGACCACTCCTCAGGAAGTTGCTCTTGCGGACTGCCGTAAGGGAATTGCCATGTTTGATAACGTGGGCGTGCCTGTGATTGGCGTCGTGGAAAACATGAGTTACTTTATCTGCGACCAGTGCGAGAAGCATCATTACATCTTCCGTCAGGGGGGCGGCGAATCCATCGCCAAGAAGTGGGGCGTGCCTCTCATTGGCAAGGTCCCTCTGGAACCTGCTGTGGCCGATTGTGGTGATGCTGGTACTCCCGCTGTGCTGAAGTACCCCAATTCTGAATCTGCCAAGGTGTTTATGCAGGTGGCTGATTCCATGGTCCGTACGATCTCTGTTTTTGATCACGAGAACGCAGATACCCTGAAGAGCTACAATTACGAATTTGACCAGCTGCCGGTAGAAAACGTCTAA
- a CDS encoding ATP-binding cassette domain-containing protein — MEFKRFEALIEKFPQVQIFSTEGEDLDRVITHFLNQREKVSTMSEAIQRKIQQALAPFFQQRFISLHDEEAPLVKNLLLNKKFFLQTDRYIDDMAWPETDPTKLDEALKIADLAAGILDRKLLSLSNGELRRVLLARMWMENPEWVYFNDLFGGLDPEYRAHLAGCVAELARSRGTGLKIAVRLAREDELLPEIPAFVYGDKTFTQYEGKLPEAAAQPKFTKKELKDYEVVRLNGMLDPSTSSLCDSAQDDMPKCHSERSEESSVEEAEVLFDLKNINVRFGETDVLKNLNWTVRKGEHWAVMGENGAGKSTLLGMLTADHPQIYNNDITLLGERPGHGLNIWDHKAKLGFFSPELALQYREDLSILEVLLTGFTPNLCKAANPTWEEKSKAREWLKYLGFEDVNQNIRTLSPIDKRLVLMARAAIRPPKVLLLDEPSQGLKGEYREKIFHLLQLLSTETTIILVSHYEEEWPPCMTHLLRMPKFSLG; from the coding sequence ATGGAATTTAAACGTTTTGAGGCTTTGATCGAGAAGTTCCCGCAGGTGCAGATTTTTAGCACGGAAGGCGAGGATCTTGACCGAGTCATTACTCATTTCTTGAATCAGCGAGAAAAGGTCTCCACTATGTCGGAGGCTATTCAGCGAAAAATCCAGCAGGCTTTGGCTCCCTTCTTCCAGCAGCGTTTTATTAGCCTTCACGATGAAGAGGCTCCGCTGGTAAAGAACCTGCTGTTGAATAAGAAATTCTTCTTGCAGACTGATCGTTACATTGACGATATGGCATGGCCGGAAACGGACCCCACGAAACTTGACGAGGCCCTGAAAATTGCCGACTTGGCAGCGGGTATTCTGGACCGCAAGTTGCTGAGCCTTTCCAACGGGGAATTGCGTCGCGTCCTGCTGGCCCGCATGTGGATGGAAAATCCGGAATGGGTTTACTTCAATGATTTGTTTGGCGGTCTGGATCCGGAATATCGTGCTCACTTGGCTGGCTGTGTTGCTGAATTGGCCCGCAGCCGCGGTACCGGCCTGAAGATTGCGGTGCGCCTGGCCCGCGAAGATGAACTGCTGCCGGAAATCCCTGCCTTCGTTTACGGGGACAAGACCTTTACTCAGTACGAGGGTAAGTTGCCCGAGGCTGCGGCACAACCGAAGTTCACCAAGAAGGAACTGAAGGATTACGAGGTTGTTCGACTGAATGGAATGCTAGATCCTTCGACTTCGTCGCTTTGCGACTCCGCTCAGGATGACATGCCAAAGTGTCATTCCGAACGCAGTGAGGAATCTAGCGTTGAAGAAGCTGAAGTTCTTTTCGACCTTAAGAACATCAATGTCCGTTTCGGTGAAACAGACGTCCTTAAGAATTTGAACTGGACGGTCCGTAAGGGCGAGCATTGGGCCGTGATGGGGGAGAACGGTGCCGGCAAGAGTACGCTTTTGGGCATGCTGACCGCAGACCATCCCCAGATTTACAACAACGACATTACCCTCCTGGGAGAACGCCCGGGCCATGGTCTCAACATTTGGGATCACAAGGCCAAGCTGGGTTTCTTCTCTCCGGAACTGGCATTGCAGTATCGCGAAGACTTGAGTATTCTGGAAGTTCTTCTCACGGGCTTTACTCCCAACCTCTGCAAGGCTGCCAATCCCACTTGGGAAGAAAAGTCCAAGGCCCGCGAATGGTTGAAGTACTTGGGTTTCGAAGATGTGAACCAGAATATTCGTACCTTGTCTCCCATCGACAAGCGCTTGGTTCTAATGGCTCGTGCGGCAATCCGCCCGCCGAAAGTCCTATTACTGGACGAACCGTCCCAAGGACTCAAGGGTGAATATAGGGAAAAGATTTTCCATCTGTTGCAGCTCCTGTCTACAGAAACGACTATTATTTTGGTAAGCCATTACGAAGAGGAATGGCCTCCTTGCATGACTCATTTGCTTCGCATGCCGAAGTTCTCCTTAGGTTAA
- a CDS encoding lipopolysaccharide assembly protein LapB, with the protein MATSSSAAQKAAYLFLALCCGTLLAFGGFRAYQYYGPSKITVGGIPYGLSAGSSVARGDTPDLKSEITSMPVQVQTEMRRAQELFRNGSFNSAFDIYDGVVILYPDFTPALWGAVNTLFEMDSLTDNQRDRLSLLTGKLQGRYPSSGISSYLESRSLYTSGNMGAAQELARVATEKAPALYETRLWYGELLMKESRNVQATTELKTVISLSNGDSPKAYELLAELYHQSGLLDSCTAVVEYALSQYPVDARLLLLQGYLNEYNGHFDTAEKIYQRILAFRPEYLPAREAANTLGEKTPPGAGAGMAMSPQDRAQVACDILEPLVERYPDNLPLREALGRAFLKGRQYDRARLQFQEIQRNNPEYPEIQQRIQEANVTRAAPVSRETSGLAANLSRAVDSLREASRPTSSHDFTTMLGHYVVRYGATPKEFFKKYSISNFKPVKNNVWQESFYNAPYKHTYTVVFDSLNHFRQVHVVVYDSSSSSNHLGMAPEVFTRLLKQNSRISGIGNSTGETDCGDGLVLDAAVWETQDNFEMIARVVGKPAEVRMIRFDKTVMPPGLKLCDYITYLNQF; encoded by the coding sequence ATGGCGACTTCATCTTCTGCCGCTCAAAAGGCTGCATACCTTTTCCTTGCATTGTGCTGCGGAACCCTCCTTGCCTTTGGAGGATTTCGTGCCTATCAATATTACGGCCCCTCCAAGATTACCGTAGGGGGCATCCCTTATGGTCTTTCCGCGGGTTCATCCGTGGCCCGTGGTGACACCCCGGACCTGAAGTCCGAAATAACCTCCATGCCGGTTCAGGTCCAGACGGAGATGCGCCGTGCCCAGGAATTGTTTCGTAACGGATCCTTTAATAGTGCCTTTGATATTTACGATGGAGTGGTGATTCTCTATCCGGATTTCACTCCCGCTCTCTGGGGTGCTGTTAATACTTTGTTTGAAATGGACTCCCTGACGGATAACCAGAGGGACCGACTTTCCCTGCTTACGGGCAAGCTTCAGGGACGCTATCCCAGCTCCGGCATTTCTTCCTATCTGGAAAGCCGTTCCCTTTACACGTCTGGAAATATGGGCGCTGCTCAGGAACTGGCTCGTGTTGCTACCGAAAAAGCCCCGGCACTTTATGAGACGAGACTCTGGTATGGCGAACTTCTGATGAAGGAATCCAGAAACGTCCAGGCCACCACGGAATTGAAAACTGTCATTAGCCTTTCCAACGGAGATTCTCCCAAGGCTTATGAACTGCTGGCTGAACTTTACCACCAGAGTGGACTTTTGGATAGTTGTACCGCAGTGGTGGAATATGCACTTTCCCAGTATCCGGTGGACGCCCGCCTGCTTTTGCTCCAGGGCTACCTAAATGAATACAACGGCCATTTTGATACTGCAGAGAAAATCTACCAGCGTATTTTGGCTTTCCGTCCGGAATACTTGCCTGCACGGGAAGCGGCCAATACCCTTGGCGAAAAGACCCCGCCGGGAGCAGGTGCTGGAATGGCTATGTCTCCGCAGGACCGCGCTCAGGTCGCTTGCGACATTCTGGAACCTCTCGTGGAACGCTATCCCGATAATCTTCCCTTGAGGGAAGCTTTGGGTCGAGCCTTCCTGAAGGGACGCCAGTATGATCGCGCTCGCCTGCAGTTCCAGGAAATCCAGCGCAACAATCCCGAGTATCCGGAAATCCAGCAGCGTATTCAGGAAGCGAACGTTACTCGTGCCGCTCCCGTTTCTAGAGAAACCAGCGGCTTGGCTGCCAACTTGAGCCGTGCGGTGGATAGCCTTCGTGAAGCATCCAGACCCACATCCAGTCATGACTTTACCACCATGCTGGGACATTATGTGGTTCGCTATGGTGCCACTCCCAAGGAATTCTTCAAGAAGTATTCCATCTCCAACTTCAAGCCGGTAAAGAATAACGTCTGGCAGGAATCCTTCTACAATGCACCTTACAAGCACACCTATACGGTGGTGTTTGACTCCCTGAATCATTTCCGACAGGTTCATGTAGTGGTGTATGATTCTTCCTCCAGTTCCAACCATCTGGGCATGGCTCCCGAAGTATTTACCCGCTTGCTGAAGCAGAATTCCAGAATTTCCGGCATTGGCAATAGCACCGGCGAAACGGACTGCGGTGACGGTCTTGTGCTGGATGCAGCTGTATGGGAAACCCAGGACAACTTCGAGATGATCGCCCGCGTGGTGGGTAAGCCTGCCGAAGTCCGCATGATTCGTTTCGACAAGACGGTGATGCCGCCGGGACTGAAACTCTGTGATTATATCACGTACTTGAATCAGTTCTAG
- a CDS encoding esterase, with protein sequence MRFLGFASMGLALAISATSANAFILTGSVSDAKGKAVKGASVSLVKNNLSTTTDGVGSFTLRDKPMGSGTDGIRTLSAPGFVGVNNGVLSFAQSSSGPVKVQIFDALGNSVMSKSFYGSGEVDLRGYVKAEGSYFGQVQMGSAVQDVQFTAHGSYGATYGVPAVKTLKKEETGDNLRVIAEGYDTLTVALANLDTNVELTLEKAAGTEETYEFGWAKGNAPVPTRGCGKTWNRVKSGSYDFQWSKGKRTIRIDIPDNYDNNKPYRLVFGMHCMGGWAGGVQQEGYYGMKPLDTEKTTIFVAPEGNGNQAPWAQDDYTLFDELLADLQSNLCIDSSRVFSSGFSYGSMFTNGLSRNRQHVLRGVAVYETAEINIWVPEHSGKSIAWMGVLGLQDDLCRPDLGRAARNTALKHNGPNFTDASGEQAQEYSGSGPHLCYDYKTVDERFPVKWCTQNGGHIWDHKDPGSTTSWVPKATWEFFTQF encoded by the coding sequence ATGAGATTTTTGGGTTTTGCCTCAATGGGCCTTGCACTGGCTATTTCTGCCACGTCGGCTAATGCATTCATTTTGACAGGTTCAGTTTCTGACGCCAAGGGAAAGGCGGTTAAGGGTGCTTCTGTCAGTTTGGTAAAGAATAATCTTTCTACAACAACTGATGGCGTTGGAAGTTTCACTCTTCGCGACAAGCCTATGGGTAGTGGTACCGATGGAATTCGTACCCTTTCTGCTCCTGGTTTTGTGGGCGTGAACAACGGCGTGCTTTCCTTTGCTCAGAGCAGTTCTGGCCCTGTGAAAGTCCAAATTTTCGATGCTCTTGGTAACAGTGTGATGAGCAAGTCTTTTTACGGTTCCGGCGAGGTGGATCTTCGCGGTTACGTGAAGGCTGAAGGATCCTATTTTGGTCAGGTCCAGATGGGTTCCGCTGTGCAGGATGTTCAATTTACGGCTCATGGCTCTTATGGCGCCACTTATGGAGTCCCCGCTGTTAAGACCCTCAAGAAAGAAGAGACCGGCGATAACCTGCGGGTCATTGCCGAGGGCTACGATACATTGACTGTTGCCTTGGCAAATCTTGATACCAACGTGGAATTGACTTTGGAAAAAGCTGCCGGTACTGAAGAAACTTATGAATTTGGTTGGGCTAAGGGTAATGCTCCTGTTCCTACTCGTGGTTGTGGCAAGACTTGGAATCGCGTGAAGTCTGGCAGCTATGATTTCCAGTGGAGCAAGGGCAAGCGTACCATCCGCATCGATATTCCTGACAACTACGATAACAACAAGCCTTATCGTCTTGTGTTCGGTATGCACTGCATGGGCGGTTGGGCCGGTGGCGTCCAGCAGGAAGGTTACTATGGCATGAAACCGCTGGATACCGAAAAGACCACCATCTTCGTGGCTCCGGAAGGTAATGGTAATCAGGCTCCCTGGGCTCAGGATGACTACACCTTGTTCGATGAACTTCTGGCAGATCTCCAGAGCAATCTCTGTATTGACTCCTCTCGCGTATTCTCCTCTGGCTTTAGCTATGGTTCCATGTTCACCAATGGTTTGTCTCGTAATCGTCAGCATGTGCTTCGTGGCGTAGCTGTTTACGAAACTGCAGAAATCAATATCTGGGTCCCGGAACATTCTGGTAAGTCTATCGCCTGGATGGGTGTGTTGGGCTTGCAGGATGACCTGTGTCGCCCGGACCTTGGACGTGCTGCACGTAACACAGCCTTGAAGCATAACGGTCCGAACTTTACGGACGCTAGTGGCGAACAGGCTCAGGAATACTCTGGCTCCGGTCCTCATCTCTGCTATGACTACAAGACTGTGGATGAACGCTTCCCTGTGAAGTGGTGTACTCAGAATGGTGGCCATATCTGGGATCATAAGGATCCTGGCTCTACCACGTCTTGGGTACCCAAGGCTACATGGGAATTCTTTACACAGTTTTAA
- a CDS encoding RNA polymerase sigma factor RpoD/SigA: protein MSDANEALYFRDLNRFPTLTPQEESALLSIIKTGATEEIRKSALQRLIRGNLRFVVSVARKYQGRGLSLLDLINEGNLGLFKAAKRFDMDKDVKFISYAVWWIRQSIQKALFEQVGAVRIPPNKLALVNRFKRALMQNDGDYERTIAMDEFSPYEKDIVEVMEKIVDISLDAPIGDSASVSSSSESVSTLMDVLGSDGNQNEDLEREERKKLIQETLSSLPQREEEILRMFYGLDTVEDTTLKDIGEDLKLSRERVRQIKNKTLRRLQKSKEHKEKLADFLDT from the coding sequence ATGAGTGATGCAAACGAAGCACTATACTTTCGGGACTTGAATCGTTTCCCGACTCTTACTCCTCAGGAAGAGTCGGCTCTTCTTTCGATTATCAAGACCGGAGCTACAGAAGAAATTCGAAAGTCCGCTCTTCAGCGCCTAATCCGCGGCAATCTTCGCTTTGTGGTCAGTGTTGCCCGCAAGTATCAGGGTCGCGGTCTTTCTCTCCTGGATCTTATTAACGAAGGTAACCTGGGTCTGTTCAAGGCTGCCAAGCGCTTTGACATGGACAAGGACGTGAAGTTCATCTCCTACGCAGTGTGGTGGATCCGTCAGTCTATCCAGAAGGCCCTGTTTGAACAGGTAGGGGCGGTCCGAATTCCGCCTAACAAGCTTGCCCTCGTAAATCGCTTTAAGCGCGCCCTCATGCAGAATGATGGTGACTATGAACGTACCATCGCCATGGATGAATTCTCCCCGTATGAGAAGGACATCGTGGAAGTGATGGAAAAAATTGTGGATATCTCCCTGGATGCTCCCATCGGTGACAGTGCTTCTGTTTCTAGCAGCAGCGAGTCCGTGAGCACCTTGATGGATGTGCTGGGTTCCGACGGTAACCAGAACGAAGATCTGGAACGTGAAGAACGCAAGAAACTCATCCAGGAAACCTTGTCCAGCCTGCCCCAGCGTGAAGAAGAAATCCTTCGCATGTTCTACGGCCTGGATACGGTGGAAGATACTACCCTGAAGGACATCGGCGAAGACTTGAAACTTTCCCGTGAACGCGTCCGCCAGATCAAGAACAAGACTTTGCGTCGCCTGCAGAAGAGCAAGGAACACAAAGAAAAGCTGGCTGACTTCCTCGATACCTAA
- a CDS encoding DUF971 domain-containing protein codes for MLQPKKFFRTPDGKLGVEWNDGTRGACSIRDLRCACPCALCVDEHTGVKTLDDSTVSNDIKLVKVQSVGRYAATLSFSDGHSSGIYPYDKLKDLTDLG; via the coding sequence ATGTTACAGCCGAAGAAATTCTTTAGAACTCCCGATGGAAAACTTGGCGTGGAATGGAATGACGGTACCCGCGGTGCTTGTTCTATCCGAGATTTGCGCTGTGCTTGCCCCTGTGCGCTGTGCGTGGATGAGCATACTGGCGTAAAGACTCTTGATGATTCTACCGTTTCTAACGATATAAAGCTTGTAAAGGTGCAGTCTGTAGGCCGTTATGCCGCAACTTTGTCCTTCAGTGATGGACATAGTTCGGGAATATACCCTTACGATAAACTAAAAGATTTGACGGATTTGGGATAA
- a CDS encoding BatD family protein, with the protein MKKLLTACMALAAMTYARPSLQFDRDRIEMGNTFGVQLIFPLQDLPEDHSDLQFETQNGFSLVKLDSADQVIRQQSDPFEDFFGGRHSRGSYKARVYTFTLKAPKKTGRINSGTIFMTINGQKVNITGDIAVSLQRSYNDDALAISLKPNKTTIYEGEQIYLNLGFHAYEHFAGNLQALDMSTGNDFIVHRNEMNTIEWSPVEGNPREREASFKFAWLSPTKSGNLQIPPFKFKYTKVGEPKVVEEKKQMGGMSFSSRTVKQEPVDTETASQPIKITVKPLPTEGKPADFSGMVGNYSFKAELDKTNLKVGEAMTLTITLKGDGTPGTITDPKLPDFSDFRAVPPENNITKKISGQKVVTTKTTSIFLYPKKKGEFTIPAISYSWFNPAKKKYETTTEGPWNIVVEKGETPTADAIFQPQVAASPAGGPPAVQKKEIEALGSDIRFIHSIKGISANKAPYKELWYWIAFLAAIPAYFAVVFTVRSKRKRNSNTALVRKNQANKMLKQRFAKAKEALSKGDAKALYAALENGLVDYLSDLTNQEYKGMTRDQMKADLKSRGVKEETIASIDSWLEKCAFARFAPVNPSASEQSQMLSDVEKLCESLKI; encoded by the coding sequence ATGAAAAAATTGTTGACAGCTTGTATGGCTCTTGCAGCCATGACTTACGCCCGTCCGTCCCTGCAGTTTGACAGGGATCGTATTGAGATGGGCAATACTTTTGGCGTCCAGCTTATTTTCCCCCTGCAGGACTTACCCGAAGATCACAGTGACCTGCAGTTTGAAACCCAGAATGGTTTTTCCCTCGTAAAGTTGGATAGTGCAGACCAGGTCATCCGCCAGCAATCCGATCCCTTTGAAGATTTCTTTGGTGGTAGGCACAGCCGAGGCAGTTACAAGGCCCGCGTTTACACGTTCACTCTTAAGGCACCGAAAAAAACAGGACGAATCAATTCCGGCACCATTTTTATGACCATCAATGGTCAGAAGGTGAACATCACCGGAGACATCGCTGTCAGCTTACAGCGTTCCTATAACGACGACGCTCTGGCCATCTCTCTAAAGCCAAACAAGACCACCATCTACGAAGGTGAACAGATTTACTTGAACCTGGGTTTCCACGCCTATGAACATTTCGCAGGCAACCTGCAGGCTCTGGATATGAGCACAGGTAACGACTTTATTGTCCACCGCAACGAAATGAACACCATCGAATGGAGCCCCGTAGAAGGCAATCCTCGTGAAAGAGAAGCAAGCTTCAAGTTCGCCTGGTTAAGCCCCACCAAGAGCGGCAACCTCCAGATTCCGCCCTTCAAGTTCAAGTACACCAAGGTCGGTGAACCTAAGGTTGTAGAAGAAAAGAAGCAGATGGGAGGTATGTCCTTCTCCAGCAGAACAGTAAAGCAGGAACCCGTCGATACGGAAACCGCATCCCAGCCCATCAAGATTACCGTAAAGCCTTTGCCTACCGAAGGCAAGCCCGCAGACTTTAGCGGCATGGTAGGTAACTACAGCTTTAAGGCAGAGCTGGACAAGACCAACCTGAAGGTGGGCGAAGCCATGACCCTGACCATTACCCTGAAGGGTGACGGAACTCCGGGCACCATCACGGACCCCAAGCTTCCCGACTTTAGCGACTTCCGCGCTGTCCCTCCCGAAAACAACATTACCAAGAAAATTTCTGGACAGAAGGTGGTTACCACCAAGACCACCAGCATTTTCCTCTACCCCAAGAAGAAGGGGGAATTCACCATCCCCGCCATTTCTTACAGCTGGTTCAATCCCGCCAAGAAGAAATATGAAACTACAACAGAAGGCCCCTGGAACATTGTAGTTGAAAAGGGTGAAACTCCTACTGCCGACGCCATCTTCCAGCCTCAAGTTGCAGCAAGCCCTGCAGGCGGCCCACCCGCCGTGCAGAAAAAGGAAATTGAAGCCCTGGGCTCCGACATCCGCTTTATCCATTCCATAAAAGGCATTTCCGCCAACAAGGCTCCTTACAAGGAACTCTGGTACTGGATTGCATTCCTAGCAGCAATCCCCGCTTACTTCGCCGTAGTATTCACCGTACGTAGCAAGCGCAAGCGTAATAGCAATACCGCACTGGTCCGCAAGAACCAGGCCAACAAGATGCTCAAGCAGCGCTTCGCCAAGGCCAAGGAAGCGCTCTCCAAGGGAGACGCCAAGGCTCTTTATGCAGCATTGGAAAACGGTCTGGTAGATTACCTCAGCGACTTGACCAACCAGGAATATAAGGGCATGACCCGCGACCAGATGAAGGCCGACCTGAAATCCAGAGGCGTCAAGGAAGAAACCATCGCCTCCATCGACAGCTGGCTGGAGAAGTGCGCATTCGCAAGATTCGCCCCCGTCAATCCTTCCGCTAGTGAACAGAGCCAGATGTTAAGCGATGTGGAAAAACTTTGCGAAAGCCTGAAGATTTAA
- a CDS encoding radical SAM protein — MNDLLQKAIDGASSSDAKYRLTPAEGLKLLTETPWTEVVEAANKVRHIRLPGNKVGYTAFRIVNYTNVCEITCSFCSFCRPEKSPEAYVLSLDEIRQKTIEAKAKGADHIFLQGGVNKNIPLSYYTDVLQMLTQEMGVRVRGFSPVELVRIAEFNKISLDDLLEIFKQAGLSSVPGAGAEILSDRMRQFLSPKKLTAQQWCDTLAACHKKGLPGSANIVFGSMETPEEIIEHLEFVRKTQDKAVAANVSGFNSFVVWTFQPQTDKFPIRHVRGDEYLKLLALSRLYLDNVPHIEVSLLGMGLSLGELGLHAGADDINSIVIEENVLTNHGLTSIEAAEKFIQDAGFTPYRRSLNFD; from the coding sequence ATGAACGATTTACTGCAAAAAGCAATTGACGGAGCCAGTAGCTCCGATGCAAAATACCGCCTTACCCCTGCCGAGGGACTGAAACTCCTTACGGAAACTCCCTGGACCGAAGTTGTGGAAGCGGCCAACAAGGTTCGCCACATTCGCCTCCCCGGCAACAAGGTGGGCTATACCGCTTTTCGCATCGTCAACTACACCAACGTCTGTGAAATCACCTGCAGTTTCTGCAGTTTCTGTCGGCCCGAAAAAAGCCCCGAGGCATACGTCCTAAGCCTGGACGAAATCCGCCAGAAAACCATCGAGGCAAAAGCAAAGGGCGCCGACCACATTTTCCTGCAGGGTGGCGTCAACAAGAACATTCCTCTTTCCTACTACACCGACGTACTCCAGATGCTGACCCAGGAAATGGGTGTTAGAGTCCGCGGATTCTCCCCGGTGGAGCTGGTAAGAATTGCAGAGTTTAATAAGATCAGCCTGGACGATCTGCTTGAGATTTTTAAACAAGCTGGACTGAGTTCCGTCCCTGGCGCAGGAGCAGAAATTCTCAGCGATCGCATGCGTCAATTCCTAAGTCCCAAGAAGTTAACCGCCCAGCAATGGTGCGACACTCTGGCAGCCTGCCACAAGAAAGGCCTTCCCGGAAGCGCCAACATCGTGTTTGGCAGTATGGAAACCCCCGAGGAAATTATCGAACATCTTGAATTTGTTCGTAAAACCCAGGATAAGGCTGTCGCCGCAAACGTCTCCGGCTTCAATAGTTTTGTGGTCTGGACCTTCCAACCTCAAACGGACAAGTTCCCCATCCGCCACGTTCGGGGAGACGAATACCTGAAACTTCTGGCACTTTCCCGCCTCTATCTGGACAATGTCCCCCACATTGAAGTTTCCCTGCTGGGAATGGGCCTCTCCCTAGGTGAATTAGGGCTCCACGCCGGCGCCGATGACATCAACAGCATTGTCATTGAGGAAAACGTGCTGACCAATCACGGTCTCACCTCCATCGAGGCAGCCGAAAAGTTTATTCAGGACGCAGGATTTACCCCCTACCGCCGTAGTCTGAATTTCGACTAA